From the genome of Thermotoga sp. Mc24:
CTGAAGAGACTGATGAACGATTTGAGGAAAAAGTACAACATCTCCATCTCTGAAGTGGGAGCGCACGATTCGAAAAGTTTCTTTGAGATAGGAATCGCCATGGTGAACACTGACAGAGCCGTTATTGAGAGAGTCTTCGATTCGATCATCGATTATCTGGATCTTTATCCGGGAATGGAAGTGGAAGAGATCGAAAGAGAGGTGTGGTGAATGGTCGTGATAACGAACGAGCTTGAAAGCATCATGGAAAGGCTTCTTTCGAGAAAAAGGATCAATCACGTGCGATCGGTGGTGGAATTTTCAAGAAAACTGGGAGAAATGTACGGTGCGGACTTAAATAAAATAGAACTGGCGGCTCTCTCCCACGATCTCTTCAGAGACGTGCCACCAAGGAAGCTTTTGAAAATGGCCCGGGCTTATGGTCTGAAGATTTCAGAGCTGGAAAGGACACACCCCGTTCTTCTGCATGGAAAAGTGGCAGCGGAATTCTTGAAAAGGCGTTTCAATGTAGAAGACGAAGAAGTTCTCAACGCGGTAGCCTATCACACCTCAGGACACGTGAGTTTCGGAACCGTGGGGCAGATTCTGTTCATAGCCGATTCCCTGGAGTTCACACGTGACTTTCCAGGGGTGAATGAACTTCGAAGGATCGCTTTCAGGAACCTGGAGGAAGGATTCTTTCAGGTTTTGAAAAACAAGATTTTTTATGCGGTTGGGAAGAACTATCTGTTGATCCCGGAGACTGTCGAACTGTGGAACAGCATTCTTATGAAAAGAGGAGGGCTAATCGATGAAGAAGTCGAGTAAGATCGTACTGGCAGTTGTGCTGATCGCTGTTGCTCTCGCCGCTGTTTTGTTCCTTTACTACAGATCGTTTCTCACCTCTCCAGATTACAAAGCAGCGGAGGTTCACTATCTTTTCAGAGTGGGAGACAATAGCTACTTTGTGAGAATAGACGATTCGAAGAGGATGGTCTTCGTCGTTTCTTTCCCAAGTGAATCTTTTGACCCAGAAAGAAGAGAGGCGATCATCTCTGAAAGGCCTCTGAGCGATCTCGAGAAGATGGAGACCCTCTTGGATATAAAGGCCGAAAGAGCCTTCTACTCCGTTATGTCCGAGGAGGAATTTCTAAAACTCTGCCAGGATCTTCTTGGAAAGCAGTGTGAGAGTTTTCCGGACTTCGTTAAAGAGTTCTCTAAAAGAAAGCTGAAGTTCTTCGACTTCATTTTCGTTGGAAGCTGGTTGAAGAAATTCGGTTTCAACAACCTGAACAGGTTCTCTCTCTACAAGTTCTTTGAGAAGATCTCGAACTACGCCATCGACGTTTTCGAAGCACCAACGGTGACGGAAAAGCCCATTGTGATAGAAGTTCAGGGCAAGAAGTACGAGAGACTGTATCTGGACTCGGAGAAACTCAAAGCCATCTCCGAGGAGATGAAAAGGTGAGGATAGACCCCCTCGGTGGAGAGTCCTTGAAGAATCAGGAAGTGAAGGGGAAAAAATCTGGAAAGGCTTCTAAAGTTGGTGAATCGAAAAAAAAGGAGTTTTTCGATATCCTGGAAGACGTGAAAGAAGATCACTTCGAAAAACTCCTTGAAGAAGCCGTGGAAGAAGTGGTCGATTCAGGAAACGAGCTCGTACGTTCTCCCACTCCTTCCAACTTGAAAAGATACAAGAACGCTATAAAGGAGTTCCTGAAACTCATAGAAAAGAAAATCTACAAACTTGCTGGGAGTTTCGATATGAACAGCGGCC
Proteins encoded in this window:
- a CDS encoding DUF503 domain-containing protein, translated to MSVGVVSLRVRLFGVRSLKEKRGILKRLMNDLRKKYNISISEVGAHDSKSFFEIGIAMVNTDRAVIERVFDSIIDYLDLYPGMEVEEIEREVW
- the yqeK gene encoding bis(5'-nucleosyl)-tetraphosphatase (symmetrical) YqeK, yielding MVVITNELESIMERLLSRKRINHVRSVVEFSRKLGEMYGADLNKIELAALSHDLFRDVPPRKLLKMARAYGLKISELERTHPVLLHGKVAAEFLKRRFNVEDEEVLNAVAYHTSGHVSFGTVGQILFIADSLEFTRDFPGVNELRRIAFRNLEEGFFQVLKNKIFYAVGKNYLLIPETVELWNSILMKRGGLIDEEVE
- a CDS encoding YaaR family protein, which codes for MRIDPLGGESLKNQEVKGKKSGKASKVGESKKKEFFDILEDVKEDHFEKLLEEAVEEVVDSGNELVRSPTPSNLKRYKNAIKEFLKLIEKKIYKLAGSFDMNSGRARLHVVVEEVNEKLVDLTEKIMKNEWQTINLAAKIEEINGLILNLYR